The genomic window TGATGCTTGTGATTTCAGAAACTTGTGCAATGGCAGTTAATAGATAGCCAGACTGATCGGTTTCACCTGCTTAAGCTAAAAGCAATCAACTAGTCATGGTCATGGTCATGGAATCAGAGCAAGGTTAAGATTACTAGAAGCAACTGCAGGTCAAAGATTCTTTCTTAGATAACAGCATTACCCAAAGAGTCATTAACCTATGGCATTAACTGTTGCTGGTCTTGTACACTACATTCTACTACTATATTTCtagattttgaagaaaaaatagcATGCAGATAAATACTTGAAGTAGGAATCACTTGCCTGGAGCAATGTATCCATAAGAACCGGCGATGCGTGACATAGCATGATGATAGTTGGGGGAGTTCATCAGCTTGGCCAGCCCAAAGTCAGCCAAGTATGCCTCATACTTCGTATCAAGCAGTATATTATTGCACTTGACATCGCGGTGGAGTATCGCCGGCACGCAGTCATGGTGCAGATAGGCCAGCCCTTGTGCTGCGCCGACGGCGATCTTGTACCGGGTATCCCAGTCCAGGCTCCTGTTATCCTTCAGGAGCTGTTGCAGATTGCCATTGGGGATGTAGTTGTAGAGCAAGAGCTTAACAGACTTGTTTGAGCAGTAACCAAGCAGCTTGACGATGTTCCGGTGCCTGATGTGCCCCAATATCTGAATCTCAGCAGCGAACGCGTCGATCGGCTCCTCCTTCGATGTCTTCCACAGCTTCTTCACGGCGATGATCTCCCCATTCGGCATCTCAGCTCTGTACACAACACCTGAGCAACCTTTGCCGATCACATTCTCATCTCTCAGGCACTCCAAGATGTTATCGACGCAGAAGTTCAGCTTCTGGAACGGCGTGAACGTCCACGGGTGCGAGAAGTCATCGCCACCCGCAACCGACATGCTCATCGCCTTCTTGCCCGCGAGTGTTCTGCTTCTGTTGATCAGGATCCAGACCACAACAAGCAACAGAGTGATTGAGCCCAGAACAGCACAGACAAGGATCACGGTCTTGACGGTCTTCAGTGCCGTCCTGCGAACCATGTCTGATGCACAAGTGTGCCCGTCGTAGGACTCGCAGAGGTTGGGATTGTTGATGTAGGAGCTCGATGACAATGTCTTGAAGAACGGCGTCACCGGGATCGCGCCGGAGAAATTGTTGTACGAAATGTTGAGAGATGTCAAGCTGGTGAGCCCACTCAACACCGAGATGCTGCCATACAAGCCATTGCTGGAGAGGTCCAGCGACTGCAGCTGCGTCAAGCTGGACATCTCATCCGGCAGCTCGCCGGTGAACCTGTTCGAGCTGAGGTCAAGGCTAATGCTCAGGCTCGACAGCGCGCCAATCTCCGGCGGTATCGGACCGGAGAAGCTGTTGTTGCTCAGCTCCAGCATGGTCAGCTTCTGCAGGTTGCGAATCGACTTGGGCAATGTCCCGGAGAGCATGTTGCCGCTGAGGATGAGCTTGTTGAGGTAGCTGAAGTTGCCGAAGCTCGCCGGTATCTCGCCGGTGAGCTTGTTCATGCTCAGGTCAAGCTGCTCCAGGTTCATGAGCTCGCCGAACTGCGGCGGGATGGCACCCGTGAAGCTGTTGTTGTGGACGTCGAGCAGCTCGAGCACCGTGATGTTggcgagctcgccggggagCGCGCCGGTGAACTTGTTGGAGTAGAGGTCCAGGAACACCAGGTTCGGCAGCTTGCCGATCTCCCTGGGTatctcgccggcgagctggTTCTCGCCGAGCCGGAGGCGCACCAGCGACGAGCAGTCGGCGACGCTCGGCGGGAGCCTCCCGGAGAGCGCGTTCCCGAGGAGGAGCAGCTTGCTGAGCTTCTGCAGCGCGAACACCTCGTCGGggatgccgccggcgaggcgattCCTGGACAGGTCGAGCGCGTACAGCTCGGTGCAGTTGCCGAGCGACGGCGGTATCGCGCCGGAGAGCGCGTTGCCCCAGAGGAACAGCACCTGCAGCGCCCTGAGCTCGCCGAGCTGCGGCGGGATGGCGCCGGTGAGGCCGTTCTTGTCGAGCTGGAGCGCCGTGAGGCTGCTGCAGTTGCTCAGCTCCGCCGGGATGCGCCCCGCGAGCTGGTTGTCCGACAGATGCAGCTgctcgagcgcg from Oryza glaberrima chromosome 6, OglaRS2, whole genome shotgun sequence includes these protein-coding regions:
- the LOC127778098 gene encoding LRR receptor-like serine/threonine-protein kinase RGI5, which encodes MAHRGDRFLVVVVVVVVLGVVVRPAAALSADGKALLSLLPAAAPSPVLPSWDPTAATPCSWQGVTCSPQSRVVSLSLPNTFLNLSSLPPQLASLSSLQLLNLSTCNISGAIPPAYASLAALRVLDLSSNALYGDIPASLGALSGLQYLLLNSNRLTGAIPRSLASLAALQVLCVQDNLLNGTIPASLGALTALQQFRVGGNPGLSGPIPASLGALSNLTVFGAAATALSGAIPEELGNLANLQTLALYDTGVSGPIPAALGGCAELRNLYLHMNKLTGPIPPELGRLQKLTSLLLWGNALSGRIPPELSNCSALVVLDLSGNRLAGEVPGALGRLAALEQLHLSDNQLAGRIPAELSNCSSLTALQLDKNGLTGAIPPQLGELRALQVLFLWGNALSGAIPPSLGNCTELYALDLSRNRLAGGIPDEVFALQKLSKLLLLGNALSGRLPPSVADCSSLVRLRLGENQLAGEIPREIGKLPNLVFLDLYSNKFTGALPGELANITVLELLDVHNNSFTGAIPPQFGELMNLEQLDLSMNKLTGEIPASFGNFSYLNKLILSGNMLSGTLPKSIRNLQKLTMLELSNNSFSGPIPPEIGALSSLSISLDLSSNRFTGELPDEMSSLTQLQSLDLSSNGLYGSISVLSGLTSLTSLNISYNNFSGAIPVTPFFKTLSSSSYINNPNLCESYDGHTCASDMVRRTALKTVKTVILVCAVLGSITLLLVVVWILINRSRTLAGKKAMSMSVAGGDDFSHPWTFTPFQKLNFCVDNILECLRDENVIGKGCSGVVYRAEMPNGEIIAVKKLWKTSKEEPIDAFAAEIQILGHIRHRNIVKLLGYCSNKSVKLLLYNYIPNGNLQQLLKDNRSLDWDTRYKIAVGAAQGLAYLHHDCVPAILHRDVKCNNILLDTKYEAYLADFGLAKLMNSPNYHHAMSRIAGSYGYIAPEYGYTTKITEKSDVYSYGVVLLEILSGRSAVEAVVGDSLHIVEWAKKKMGSYEPAVNILDPKLRGMPDQLVQEMLQTLGIAIFCVNPAPAERPTMKEVVAFLKEVKCSPEEWGKISQQPLIKPGSQQG